A genomic segment from Candidatus Anaeroferrophillus wilburensis encodes:
- a CDS encoding M48 family metallopeptidase encodes MVIKRAFIEVSGIPIEVVRKKVKHLHLAVYPIEGRVRLTVPLRVSDAAVRLAVTAKLDWIKRKQAEFAERPRPLPHKMAAGEHHYFFGQPYRLNLIEHHGQGRVQVNGNVLDLYVHPGADQLQCEQVLDRWYRQQLKERIPDLLVQWEPVVGVRAADWGVKKMKTRWGSCSIGARRIWLNLELVKKPIEALEYVLVHELVHLLERRHNTRFYALMDTFMPSWRRHRDLLKMLPQEHGGQPC; translated from the coding sequence ATGGTGATTAAACGGGCGTTCATTGAAGTCAGCGGCATTCCCATCGAGGTGGTGCGCAAAAAGGTCAAGCACCTGCACCTGGCCGTCTATCCCATTGAGGGGCGGGTGCGGCTCACCGTACCCCTGCGGGTCAGTGATGCCGCCGTGCGCTTGGCGGTGACTGCCAAACTGGACTGGATCAAGCGCAAGCAGGCGGAATTTGCCGAACGGCCGCGGCCCTTGCCGCACAAAATGGCTGCCGGTGAACATCACTATTTTTTCGGCCAGCCTTACCGGCTCAACCTGATTGAACATCACGGTCAGGGCAGGGTGCAGGTCAATGGTAATGTCCTTGATCTTTATGTGCATCCGGGTGCCGACCAGCTGCAGTGTGAGCAGGTTTTGGACCGATGGTACCGGCAGCAGCTTAAAGAACGGATTCCGGATCTGCTGGTGCAATGGGAGCCGGTGGTCGGGGTGCGGGCGGCCGACTGGGGAGTCAAGAAGATGAAAACCCGCTGGGGCAGCTGCAGCATCGGCGCCCGGCGGATATGGCTCAACCTGGAACTGGTCAAAAAGCCCATTGAAGCGTTAGAGTATGTTTTGGTGCACGAACTTGTTCACCTGTTGGAACGGCGGCACAATACCCGTTTTTATGCCCTGATGGACACCTTCATGCCATCATGGCGGCGGCACCGCGACCTCCTGAAAATGCTGCCGCAGGAGCATGGTGGGCAGCCCTGCTGA
- a CDS encoding rubrerythrin, with amino-acid sequence MPEFGSPFSGLAHGRKLTNEELIRAIRFMIAAEYEAIQLYMQLAESTDNKLAIEVLKDIADEERVHAGEFLRLLKELAPDEEKFYAEGAEEVEEEIDKLK; translated from the coding sequence ATGCCGGAATTTGGATCACCCTTTTCAGGATTGGCACATGGCAGAAAGCTCACCAATGAGGAGCTCATCCGGGCAATTCGGTTCATGATCGCTGCGGAGTACGAAGCAATTCAGCTGTACATGCAGCTGGCCGAATCAACGGACAATAAGCTGGCCATCGAGGTTCTCAAGGACATCGCCGATGAAGAGCGCGTCCATGCGGGGGAGTTTCTCCGACTGCTCAAGGAACTGGCCCCGGATGAAGAAAAATTCTATGCCGAAGGGGCCGAGGAAGTTGAAGAGGAGATCGACAAGCTGAAGTAG
- a CDS encoding ester cyclase — MPTEENKAIARRFIQVWGSGELDLIDELAAPALTVHYPILPHVIRGGKTFKKLLHGFRSSFPDATLHVEEEIAEDDKVVIRWRFSGTHQGDFLNIPATGKKVQWTGITIYHIVDGKVAAEKGEEDFLGLLCQLGLDPRP; from the coding sequence GTGCCCACAGAAGAAAACAAGGCCATTGCGAGAAGGTTTATCCAAGTATGGGGCAGCGGTGAGCTGGATCTTATCGACGAGCTTGCGGCCCCTGCGCTTACCGTACACTATCCCATACTCCCCCACGTCATCCGAGGGGGAAAAACGTTTAAAAAACTCCTCCATGGTTTTCGTTCATCCTTTCCTGACGCCACGCTCCACGTTGAGGAAGAGATTGCCGAAGACGACAAGGTTGTGATACGCTGGCGTTTTTCCGGCACCCATCAGGGCGATTTTTTGAACATCCCCGCAACGGGCAAGAAAGTACAATGGACCGGCATCACGATCTATCACATCGTTGACGGAAAAGTGGCGGCAGAAAAGGGTGAGGAGGATTTCCTCGGCTTGCTCTGCCAGCTTGGCCTTGACCCACGGCCATGA
- a CDS encoding ATP-binding cassette domain-containing protein: MLIPSFWFQAFFRETASSSSGALNHEEDDMIKLDVKGLHKYFTLHNRGGIRVTGFSNVAFQVKKHHLLALSGPSGAGKSSILKTIYRTYLPGGGSIDLYREDGTTIDLATCSATEVLRQRQEEVGIVTQFLKMLPRVTALKVVAAPLIEKGCEVESAYQEASGLLTFLGIRQDLFELSPLTFSGGEQQRINIARAVIAPRPLILLDEPTASLDPESAEKVLFLLQQLKKQNIALVGIFHDHAMRKKIADDFYEVP, translated from the coding sequence ATGCTTATACCCAGCTTCTGGTTTCAAGCATTCTTTAGGGAAACTGCAAGTTCATCGTCGGGAGCGCTCAACCATGAAGAGGATGACATGATTAAACTTGATGTTAAAGGGTTGCACAAATATTTTACGCTGCATAATCGGGGCGGCATCCGGGTGACAGGCTTCAGCAATGTTGCCTTTCAAGTTAAAAAACATCATCTCCTGGCCTTATCCGGCCCCAGCGGTGCCGGCAAATCCTCCATTCTGAAAACTATCTACCGGACTTATCTTCCCGGCGGCGGCAGTATTGATCTTTACCGGGAAGATGGAACCACCATTGATCTGGCAACCTGTTCAGCAACTGAAGTTCTTCGCCAACGCCAGGAAGAGGTTGGCATTGTTACCCAGTTTCTCAAAATGCTGCCCCGGGTCACGGCCCTGAAGGTGGTGGCGGCCCCCTTGATTGAAAAGGGTTGCGAGGTTGAATCAGCCTACCAGGAGGCATCCGGTTTGCTGACATTTCTGGGGATTCGTCAGGATTTGTTTGAGCTTTCTCCCTTGACCTTTTCCGGCGGTGAACAACAGAGGATCAATATAGCCCGGGCAGTGATTGCCCCCCGCCCACTTATTCTGCTGGACGAACCAACCGCATCGCTGGATCCTGAAAGTGCGGAAAAAGTGCTTTTTTTATTGCAGCAATTAAAAAAACAGAACATCGCCCTGGTGGGAATTTTTCATGACCACGCAATGAGAAAAAAAATCGCTGATGACTTCTATGAGGTGCCGTAA
- a CDS encoding DUF1499 domain-containing protein, with protein sequence MFRFVAVISVFLFVCSALLACAGSHPAHLGISDSGLAPCPSSPNCVSSDDQDKNHKVLPLQLAAAPADAWQAVRELVLALPRTRIVDETADYLHAECRTLLGFVDDLELHLRPAEGIIAVRSASRLGYSDLGVNRRRVEGLRAALSSRNIVK encoded by the coding sequence ATGTTCAGGTTTGTTGCCGTCATTAGTGTTTTCTTGTTTGTCTGCTCAGCTCTGCTTGCCTGCGCAGGCAGTCATCCTGCACACCTCGGGATCTCTGATTCAGGCCTGGCTCCCTGTCCGTCGTCACCCAACTGCGTCTCCAGCGACGATCAGGATAAAAACCACAAAGTTTTGCCGCTTCAGCTTGCGGCAGCGCCTGCTGATGCCTGGCAAGCGGTACGCGAACTGGTCCTGGCGCTGCCCCGGACCCGGATTGTTGACGAAACAGCAGATTACCTGCACGCAGAATGCCGAACCCTGCTTGGCTTCGTTGATGACCTTGAACTCCACTTGCGCCCCGCCGAAGGGATCATCGCAGTCCGCTCAGCTTCACGTTTGGGATACTCAGACCTCGGGGTCAATCGACGCCGGGTAGAAGGGTTGCGGGCTGCGCTCAGCAGCAGGAACATCGTCAAATAA
- a CDS encoding acetyltransferase — MQYVESHNPESPASLSEEPCISPAARVIKSSLGRYTEIRRHSELTESILDDYSYIMEDCSIIHARIGKFVNIASRVRINPGNHPIDYVSQHHFLYRKKIYGFAPHDDETFFAWRRRQEVTIGHDVWIGHGAVILPGITINEGAVIGAGAVVTKDVPAYGIVAGVPARLLRYRFPVGVRKALSASEWWHWDHETLGSRLPDFCNVRLFLCKYGPQP, encoded by the coding sequence GTGCAGTATGTTGAATCCCACAATCCTGAAAGCCCGGCTTCCTTGAGTGAGGAACCTTGTATTTCTCCGGCGGCCAGGGTTATCAAAAGCTCACTGGGGCGTTATACCGAGATCAGGAGGCACAGTGAGTTGACTGAGTCAATCCTTGATGATTACTCCTACATCATGGAAGATTGCAGTATTATTCATGCCCGGATCGGCAAATTCGTCAACATTGCCTCTCGCGTTCGGATCAATCCTGGCAATCATCCCATTGACTATGTCAGTCAGCACCATTTTCTCTATCGGAAAAAGATCTATGGTTTTGCTCCACATGATGATGAAACATTTTTTGCCTGGCGGCGCAGGCAGGAAGTAACCATAGGCCACGATGTCTGGATTGGTCACGGAGCTGTCATTCTGCCGGGGATTACCATAAACGAGGGCGCGGTTATTGGCGCGGGGGCGGTCGTCACTAAAGATGTGCCGGCCTACGGAATTGTAGCCGGGGTTCCCGCGCGGCTGTTGCGCTACCGATTCCCCGTGGGCGTCCGTAAAGCCCTCTCCGCCAGTGAATGGTGGCATTGGGATCATGAAACCCTTGGCAGCCGTTTGCCTGACTTTTGCAATGTGCGGCTTTTTCTCTGTAAATACGGACCCCAGCCATGA
- a CDS encoding PaaI family thioesterase: MTEKAFQDYYPDDFSHCYGCGRLNKDGMHLKSYWDGDETVCRYQPRACHTGGFPGFGYGGLVASLIDCHGTATASAAKYRAEGREMGTNPPLRFVTASLKVDFLAPTPIDDVLEVRGKIKEIKGRKVIVTATLTGKGKVCATGEVIAVQIPDSYIPE; this comes from the coding sequence ATGACTGAAAAAGCATTTCAAGACTACTATCCGGATGATTTTTCCCACTGCTATGGTTGTGGCAGGCTGAATAAGGACGGTATGCATTTAAAGAGCTACTGGGATGGCGATGAAACCGTCTGCCGCTATCAGCCGCGGGCCTGTCATACGGGCGGCTTTCCAGGTTTCGGTTATGGGGGACTGGTGGCATCGCTGATCGACTGCCATGGAACCGCCACCGCCTCGGCGGCCAAATATCGGGCCGAAGGCCGGGAGATGGGAACCAATCCTCCCCTGCGTTTTGTCACTGCATCGTTGAAAGTTGATTTCCTTGCGCCGACCCCCATTGACGACGTCCTGGAGGTCCGCGGCAAAATAAAGGAAATTAAAGGCCGCAAAGTCATCGTTACTGCTACCCTGACGGGCAAGGGCAAGGTCTGTGCCACCGGCGAGGTGATTGCGGTGCAGATTCCTGACAGTTATATTCCCGAATAA
- a CDS encoding SIMPL domain-containing protein translates to MGPYITVSGFAEEWIDPDVAVWTVSIETDGKELKDLKRENDDEYERVLDVARALDVPTQHTTSGRIGVRRVYETDNHGRPGNFSHFQLTRQVKIEQHDIDRFEEFLDKLLMDGDLNVQLNYNLTTMGEVRERLKLQATYAARSKAEKLAAALGASVGGPLIVSEYPIITDYAQVDRRSMQAGMVSQSTPERIHVTEHIYVRFALLHGKKRAEKP, encoded by the coding sequence ATGGGGCCATATATCACGGTATCTGGGTTTGCTGAGGAATGGATTGATCCGGACGTCGCCGTTTGGACGGTTTCGATTGAAACTGATGGGAAGGAACTCAAGGACCTCAAACGGGAGAACGACGACGAATATGAGCGCGTCTTGGATGTCGCGCGAGCACTCGATGTTCCAACTCAACACACGACCTCCGGACGTATTGGGGTACGTCGAGTGTATGAGACCGACAATCATGGCCGGCCGGGAAATTTCAGCCACTTCCAGCTCACAAGGCAGGTAAAAATCGAGCAACACGATATTGACCGTTTTGAAGAGTTTTTGGATAAGCTGCTGATGGATGGGGATTTGAACGTCCAACTCAACTACAATTTGACGACAATGGGCGAGGTCCGTGAGCGGCTTAAGCTGCAGGCCACGTATGCCGCCCGTTCCAAGGCTGAGAAGTTAGCTGCTGCACTGGGGGCATCGGTTGGCGGTCCGTTGATCGTAAGTGAATACCCCATAATCACGGATTACGCACAGGTCGATAGGCGTTCAATGCAAGCTGGAATGGTTTCACAATCCACACCTGAACGCATTCATGTAACAGAGCACATCTACGTACGCTTTGCCCTTCTTCACGGAAAAAAGAGGGCTGAAAAGCCCTAA
- a CDS encoding PAS domain-containing protein gives MSKKTEKAIPVPREILLNNIQELVVHESREMKILWANRVACERGGLSIDDIVGRYCYDVWARRTTPCPDCPVILAMETGQPHEKEVTDHDGTAWLIHGYPLRDADGTITGGMEISLNITDRKMAEQKLQHYRDQLEELVASRTRELSRTNQQLVKEMQERLQIEKQLKKRERQLEEKSRYLEEANTALRVLLEQREKDKRELEENVLLNVEKSLIPYLEKLRRTSTAADRHAYLDILESSMNSMVSPFYRNITLKNFNLTPREIEIAALIKAGKTSKEIALLLNLSPRTIDLHRLHIRQKLGLKAKHTNLRSTLLSHS, from the coding sequence ATGTCGAAGAAGACGGAAAAAGCCATTCCCGTTCCCCGGGAGATCCTGCTCAACAACATCCAGGAACTGGTGGTCCATGAAAGCCGGGAGATGAAAATCCTCTGGGCCAACCGGGTGGCATGTGAACGGGGAGGACTGTCCATCGATGACATTGTCGGCCGCTACTGCTACGATGTCTGGGCCCGGCGCACCACCCCCTGCCCGGACTGTCCGGTCATTCTGGCCATGGAAACCGGGCAACCCCATGAAAAAGAGGTGACTGATCATGACGGCACCGCCTGGCTGATCCATGGCTATCCCCTCCGGGACGCCGATGGTACCATAACCGGCGGCATGGAAATTTCACTGAATATTACCGACCGGAAGATGGCGGAACAGAAACTGCAGCACTACCGTGATCAGCTGGAAGAACTGGTGGCCAGCCGGACCCGGGAACTTTCCAGAACCAATCAGCAGCTGGTCAAAGAGATGCAGGAGCGGCTTCAGATTGAAAAGCAGCTGAAAAAGCGGGAACGGCAGCTGGAAGAAAAATCCCGTTACCTTGAAGAGGCCAATACGGCCTTGCGGGTTCTTCTCGAGCAGCGGGAAAAAGACAAGCGCGAGCTGGAAGAAAACGTTCTCCTCAATGTTGAAAAGTCCCTCATCCCCTACCTGGAAAAGCTGAGAAGAACCAGCACCGCTGCCGACCGTCATGCCTATCTCGACATCCTCGAGTCAAGCATGAACAGCATGGTATCTCCCTTCTACCGGAATATCACCTTGAAAAACTTCAACCTGACCCCCAGGGAGATAGAGATAGCCGCCCTTATCAAGGCAGGCAAAACCAGCAAGGAGATAGCCCTGCTCCTGAACTTGTCACCCAGGACCATCGACCTCCATCGCTTGCATATCAGGCAGAAACTCGGATTGAAAGCAAAGCACACCAATCTCCGTTCGACCCTGCTTTCCCATTCGTAA
- a CDS encoding alpha-D-ribose 1-methylphosphonate 5-triphosphate diphosphatase: MYNVFRSYRVLVGDDIISADIIVDDQKIVAVAPHGSMMEACDVGNRLVAPGFVDLHSDAIEKEIEPRPGARFPVQMAITELDRKLGMAGITTMFHAIGFNDASLTGNRGTRQAAELIRQIVTANEQELTIDNLIHARYELTSFASVAEIKRLIDDDTINLLSVMDHTPGQGQFQSVESWKRFHLPAYGISSREADKIIAQKLRDKNISYELLRKLFTAAAARGIMLASHDDDMVEKVDFLSDMGVTISEFPLSVGVARHAHRRGLATGMGAPNVIRGESQSGNISARELISEQVCDFVCSDYHPSSLLQVPYVLERELGMPLPAGFAMVSSTPARIAGLKDRGVIAPGSLADLVVIEDEQIPRVVMTIKNGIIIYSGIGSHATALLRQELVRAVC; the protein is encoded by the coding sequence ATGTATAATGTTTTTCGCTCTTACCGCGTACTGGTTGGCGACGATATCATCTCCGCCGACATCATTGTTGATGACCAGAAGATTGTTGCCGTAGCTCCCCATGGAAGTATGATGGAGGCCTGTGATGTGGGTAACCGGCTGGTTGCCCCCGGCTTTGTTGATCTCCACTCCGATGCCATCGAGAAGGAGATCGAACCAAGGCCAGGCGCCAGGTTTCCGGTACAGATGGCCATCACTGAACTGGACAGAAAACTGGGAATGGCCGGCATTACCACCATGTTCCATGCCATCGGTTTCAATGATGCCTCTTTAACCGGCAACCGGGGTACCCGGCAAGCAGCTGAATTGATCAGGCAGATTGTCACTGCCAACGAACAGGAGCTGACCATCGACAACCTGATTCATGCCCGTTATGAACTGACCTCATTCGCTTCGGTGGCGGAGATCAAAAGACTTATCGATGATGATACTATCAACCTGCTATCGGTTATGGACCATACTCCGGGGCAGGGGCAGTTCCAGAGTGTTGAAAGCTGGAAGCGCTTCCATCTCCCTGCCTATGGTATTTCCAGCCGCGAAGCGGATAAGATCATTGCCCAGAAACTTCGTGATAAAAACATCTCTTACGAACTGCTGCGGAAGCTTTTTACCGCTGCCGCCGCCCGCGGCATAATGCTCGCTTCCCACGATGATGATATGGTGGAGAAAGTCGATTTTCTGTCTGACATGGGGGTGACCATATCCGAATTTCCCCTGAGTGTTGGTGTTGCCCGTCATGCCCATCGCCGGGGATTGGCCACCGGTATGGGAGCCCCCAACGTTATTCGGGGGGAGAGCCAGAGCGGCAATATTTCCGCAAGGGAACTGATTTCGGAACAGGTTTGTGATTTTGTCTGTTCAGATTACCATCCCTCCTCCCTGCTCCAGGTGCCGTATGTCCTTGAAAGGGAGTTGGGGATGCCCCTGCCTGCCGGGTTTGCCATGGTTTCGTCAACGCCTGCGCGGATAGCCGGTCTCAAAGACCGCGGGGTAATAGCGCCGGGCAGCCTGGCTGATCTGGTGGTTATTGAAGATGAGCAAATTCCCAGAGTTGTCATGACCATTAAAAACGGCATTATAATTTACAGCGGAATCGGCAGCCATGCAACGGCTTTGCTGAGACAGGAGTTGGTTCGTGCAGTATGTTGA
- a CDS encoding DUF1045 domain-containing protein translates to MKQSSTTLPRYAIYFTPAPASPLALFGRQWLGRDNNCLEETEQFQVPGLPRERFHALTASPRRYGFHATLKAPFYLAAGRTESQIQEALVLFAADCHSILLSPLQISLISSFFCLMPSSASAELMRLARDVVQKFDSFRTPPSTAEVQRRSAANLSPIQEYYTRMWGYPYVLDEYRFHLTLTDKVRDPQERELLRAALKRLLSTDDLRETMVDSLTLLRQDCPEKPFLLLQRIPLGR, encoded by the coding sequence ATGAAACAGTCATCAACCACGTTGCCCCGTTATGCCATCTATTTCACCCCGGCACCCGCATCACCGTTGGCCCTTTTTGGCAGACAATGGCTTGGCCGGGACAACAACTGCCTGGAAGAAACAGAGCAATTCCAGGTTCCCGGTTTGCCTCGTGAACGGTTTCATGCGCTTACCGCCTCTCCCCGCCGCTATGGCTTTCACGCTACTCTCAAAGCGCCATTCTATCTGGCTGCCGGCCGAACTGAAAGCCAAATCCAGGAGGCTTTAGTACTGTTCGCCGCCGATTGCCATTCTATTCTGCTGTCCCCTCTGCAGATCTCGCTCATCAGCAGTTTTTTCTGTCTCATGCCGAGTAGTGCCTCTGCCGAGCTTATGCGGCTGGCAAGAGATGTCGTCCAGAAATTTGATTCCTTTCGTACTCCGCCATCCACTGCCGAGGTGCAGCGTCGCTCAGCCGCCAACTTGTCGCCGATTCAGGAATATTATACTCGTATGTGGGGATATCCTTATGTCCTGGATGAATATCGTTTCCACCTCACCCTGACAGACAAGGTCCGAGACCCACAGGAACGGGAGCTTCTGAGAGCAGCTCTCAAGCGGTTACTATCTACTGATGATCTGCGGGAAACAATGGTCGACTCCCTGACTCTGCTGCGCCAGGATTGTCCTGAAAAACCATTCCTGCTCCTCCAACGCATACCTCTGGGAAGGTAA
- a CDS encoding epoxyqueuosine reductase has product MALTLGAFKVGIATTETLAGGPPSADLTSVLPAAKSAVCFAVAFDQNLIEPYFKKEDHKALETNKVRTTTLANGIALEIAEFLQQQGYQAVPQGANFVYRQDTENWLMDMHPPISHRYLAARSGIGHLGYSGNIITKEYGSAIVLASIVTDAELVPTAPLPEEENYCDDCKLCLAVCSSGYVDPVEKVTVTLGGKEFSYGKRRSNSRCFLVCGGLAGLNTSGTWSTWSPARFEIPEKDEDFLAALPAATEAYLGRPKFEGGFFICLIDGSRMEYTCSNCHFVCHPDKEIRKARYKMLMEGGVVIQELDGARRAVTPEEAKKYLESLPPDRRKLYDSALVE; this is encoded by the coding sequence ATGGCTCTGACCCTCGGCGCTTTCAAAGTGGGCATCGCCACAACTGAAACACTTGCCGGCGGCCCGCCTTCCGCCGACCTTACCTCTGTTCTGCCGGCGGCAAAATCGGCAGTCTGTTTTGCCGTGGCTTTCGACCAGAATCTTATCGAGCCGTACTTCAAAAAAGAGGATCACAAAGCCCTGGAAACCAATAAAGTACGAACCACCACCCTGGCCAACGGTATTGCCCTGGAAATAGCAGAATTTCTGCAGCAGCAGGGATACCAGGCGGTCCCCCAGGGGGCAAATTTCGTTTACCGGCAGGATACCGAAAACTGGCTGATGGACATGCACCCGCCTATCTCTCATCGATATCTGGCGGCCCGCTCCGGAATCGGCCATCTAGGCTACTCAGGCAATATTATCACCAAAGAATATGGCTCGGCGATTGTCCTGGCTTCGATTGTTACGGACGCGGAACTGGTCCCCACAGCCCCCCTGCCGGAGGAGGAAAACTACTGTGATGATTGCAAGCTCTGCCTGGCCGTCTGCTCCTCCGGCTACGTGGACCCGGTTGAGAAAGTCACCGTAACCCTCGGTGGAAAAGAGTTCAGCTACGGCAAGCGCAGAAGCAACAGCCGCTGCTTCCTTGTCTGCGGCGGACTTGCAGGCCTGAACACCTCCGGCACATGGTCCACCTGGTCTCCCGCCCGTTTTGAGATCCCGGAAAAAGATGAAGATTTTCTGGCCGCACTCCCGGCTGCTACCGAAGCATACCTTGGCAGACCGAAGTTTGAAGGTGGATTTTTTATCTGCCTGATTGACGGCTCGCGGATGGAATATACCTGTTCCAACTGCCATTTCGTCTGCCATCCTGACAAAGAAATCCGCAAAGCACGATACAAAATGCTCATGGAGGGCGGCGTGGTGATCCAGGAACTTGACGGCGCCCGCAGGGCGGTCACACCCGAAGAAGCAAAAAAATATCTTGAATCCTTGCCGCCGGACAGGAGAAAACTGTACGATTCGGCTTTGGTGGAATAA
- a CDS encoding aromatic ring hydroxylase, whose product MAIKTAKEYRERMDKLRPKLFFGGKRVENLNDHPVSKGVVDATARVYELTMDPDYADIMTATSHLTGEPISRALHIHQSKEDLFKRLDMARLSSQKLGTCNYRCPGNEMLPSLAATTWEIDHDKGTEYHQRFNNYMRFAQEHDLVVSGSVTDPKGDRSKRPLEQDPDLYVHVVERRADGIIVNGAKQHATGAYAADETLVLPGISCKKGEEDYALAFVIPNGTEGVTYVGQYNAFSMEREYEHNQKTLGNPVYGQRETCLIIFDHVFVPWDRVFMCGEVEYTQKFITRFAKTHRMNCGGACKVGFMDLIIGATKLIAEYNGLENASHIAQKITRMLQLNDTSLACATAAAYFGREEPAGSGVFMPDEAMGNIAKLNTNDGFWEVMALAGDIAGGLPATMPSEKELDNPETMAYVAKYLKAAVPADQRLRIARFLQHWVAGLHGLGTYQGSGPNQSQYVALYRIADLEGKKKMALELANAIS is encoded by the coding sequence ATGGCAATCAAGACGGCAAAAGAATATCGCGAACGGATGGACAAACTACGGCCGAAGCTTTTTTTCGGTGGTAAACGGGTGGAGAACCTCAATGACCACCCGGTCAGCAAGGGGGTCGTCGATGCCACCGCGCGGGTATACGAACTGACCATGGACCCCGACTACGCCGACATTATGACGGCCACCTCCCATCTGACCGGCGAGCCCATCAGCCGCGCCCTGCATATTCACCAGAGCAAGGAGGACCTCTTCAAGCGTCTGGATATGGCCCGCCTGAGCAGCCAGAAGCTGGGAACCTGCAACTACCGCTGTCCCGGCAACGAGATGCTGCCCTCGCTGGCGGCCACCACCTGGGAAATCGACCACGATAAAGGAACGGAATACCACCAGCGCTTCAACAACTATATGCGCTTCGCCCAGGAACATGACCTGGTGGTCAGCGGCTCGGTTACCGACCCAAAAGGCGACCGCAGCAAAAGGCCCCTTGAACAGGACCCCGATCTCTATGTCCACGTGGTGGAAAGAAGGGCCGACGGCATCATCGTCAACGGTGCCAAGCAGCATGCCACCGGCGCCTACGCCGCCGACGAAACACTGGTCCTGCCCGGCATCTCCTGCAAAAAGGGCGAGGAGGATTACGCCTTGGCCTTTGTCATCCCCAACGGCACCGAAGGGGTCACCTATGTGGGCCAATACAATGCTTTCAGTATGGAAAGGGAATATGAACACAACCAGAAGACGTTGGGCAACCCTGTCTATGGCCAGCGGGAAACCTGCCTGATCATCTTTGACCACGTCTTCGTTCCCTGGGATCGGGTGTTCATGTGCGGCGAAGTGGAATACACCCAGAAATTCATCACCCGCTTTGCCAAAACCCACCGGATGAACTGCGGCGGCGCCTGCAAAGTCGGCTTCATGGATCTGATCATCGGCGCCACTAAGCTGATTGCCGAATACAACGGCCTGGAAAATGCCTCCCACATCGCCCAGAAGATTACCCGTATGCTCCAGCTAAACGACACCTCGCTGGCCTGCGCCACGGCGGCGGCCTACTTCGGCAGAGAAGAACCGGCGGGCTCCGGGGTGTTCATGCCCGATGAAGCCATGGGCAACATCGCCAAACTTAATACCAACGACGGTTTCTGGGAAGTCATGGCTCTGGCCGGCGACATTGCCGGCGGCCTACCGGCCACCATGCCCAGCGAAAAGGAACTGGACAACCCCGAAACCATGGCTTATGTGGCCAAATATCTCAAAGCCGCCGTCCCGGCTGACCAGCGGCTGCGCATTGCCCGTTTTCTCCAGCACTGGGTTGCCGGCCTGCACGGCCTGGGGACCTACCAGGGTTCCGGCCCGAACCAGAGCCAGTATGTGGCCCTCTACCGAATCGCCGATCTGGAAGGCAAAAAGAAAATGGCCCTGGAACTGGCCAACGCCATTAGCTGA